From Sinorhizobium fredii:
CAGCGACGAGTTGGTTCGCTTCTTCATCGAGATCAATCCCATGGGCAAGGTGCCAGCGCTCGTGCATGATGGCCGCGCCGTAACAGAGAGCGGCGCAATCATTACGTACCTCGCCGAGACGTTCCCCGAGGCTGAGCTTGCACCGACTGCAGATGAGCGTGCCGAGTACTACCGCTGGATGTTCTTCGCTGCGGGACCGGTGGAACAGGCCGTTACGAACCACCGGGCGGGATTTTTGCCCGCTCCCGAACAGGAATTTTTCTTCGGCTACGGCAGCTATGAGCGCACTTTGGACCAGCTGGAAAAAGCAGTGCAGGCGCATCCTTTCATCGCGGGCGACCGGTTCACAGCTGCGGACATCTATGTCGGCTCGCATATCGGCTGGGGCCTTGGCCTTCAGACGTTACCTCCGCGCAAGGCGTTCCTCGACTATATCGGCAAACTGGTGGAGCGAGATGCTTTCAAGCGGGGCGTGGCCAAGGACGAGGAATTGATAGCGCAAGCCGCAGCAGCCCGTGCCGCATAGGCATCTTGCCTCACGCCCGGGTTCGGAGAATACCGTCTCGCACCAAGCTGCGCCCGGAGGCACGCTGAACATCCGGCAAGACCGCGCCGCAGGCTTAAGACGTCGTTTGAGCACGCCTCCCGGCGACGGCAGGCGTG
This genomic window contains:
- a CDS encoding glutathione S-transferase family protein; the protein is MTLTFYTNPNSRGRIVRWMLEEVGQPYETVVLDYEKTSAFDEWGGAALERPVSSNPSDELVRFFIEINPMGKVPALVHDGRAVTESGAIITYLAETFPEAELAPTADERAEYYRWMFFAAGPVEQAVTNHRAGFLPAPEQEFFFGYGSYERTLDQLEKAVQAHPFIAGDRFTAADIYVGSHIGWGLGLQTLPPRKAFLDYIGKLVERDAFKRGVAKDEELIAQAAAARAA